The following coding sequences lie in one Aspergillus puulaauensis MK2 DNA, chromosome 3, nearly complete sequence genomic window:
- a CDS encoding uncharacterized protein (COG:C,H;~EggNog:ENOG410PJC1;~InterPro:IPR036188,IPR002938,IPR036249,IPR038220, IPR012941;~PFAM:PF07976,PF01494;~go_function: GO:0071949 - FAD binding [Evidence IEA]) — protein MKRSASEADLSPIHSQTVMAPSADHDQGFSDAVPDAHATVVIAGAGPAGLMLAVNLVRLGISTLILDDRPDKTTTGKADGIQPKTIETLRQLRLADTLLRNGARVYDISFWDSTPSHPLSRKGRQIHYPDHLVGASDPYILLAHQGMLEDVLLDDLKERGVTVQRDSPFLSCARDRAGKLDVTYEDRAAGENRVVKADFLVGCDGARSRVREFIPDARLEGEMSNASWGVLDGVIETDFPDLWSKVAVRSHTVGSILWIPRERNMTRLYVELSATAGERVDKAKATPEYVMARAREAMHPFSLEWKSIEWFGNYVVGQRVARRFSDPEHQIFIAGDAGHCHSALAAQGANTSMHDSFNLAWKLNLVSRGLASPSLLGTYEAERRKIANDLIAFDAGHCAAFEAGEAALTRNFNDNIRFISGVGAEYADGLLTRDSAGSGSPNGLHPGALMIPSKVTRYIDANPVDIQLDIPILGQFRLYFLIPDVQAAKGFLQSVCGLLAEKSHLSTASSAARSSYQTQSRGNAASDAFLCLDRYMAVSDILTLALVSGSKRDVFELADLPAALQRSRWTVYLDDVDGCIEKWVGMSGQAATVIVRPDGYIGAVKPWDVSQGVEAGRWVDEYFAFLA, from the exons ATGAAGCGCTCAGCGTCTGAAGCCGATCTATCTCCCATTCACTCACAGACCGTCATGGCTCCCAGCGCAGACCACGACCAGGGCTTCTCCGACGCCGTCCCAGACGCCCACGCGACCGTTGTCATTGCCGGCGCAGGACCGGCAGGTCTTATGCTTGC AGTAAACCTCGTCCGCCTCGGCATCTCCACActcatcctcgacgaccGACCCGATAAAACCACCACCGGCAAGGCAGACGGCATCCAGCCCAAGACAATCGAGACACTGCGCCAGCTGCGCCTCGCAGATACACTTCTCCGCAATGGCGCGCGCGTGTACGACATTTCATTCTGG GACTCAACCCCATCCCACCCCCTCAGCCGCAAAGGCCGACAGATCCACTACCCAGACCATCTCGTCGGCGCCTCAGATCCGTACATCCTGCTCGCGCACCAAGGGATGCTCGAGGACGTGCTCCTCGACGATCTGAAAGAGCGGGGGGTAACCGTGCAGCGGGATAGCCCGTTTCTATCGTGCGCGCGCGATCGCGCGGGGAAGCTAGACGTCACGTATGAAGATCGCGCAGCAGGCGAGAATCGAGtcgtcaaggccgacttCCTTGTTGGGTGCGATGGGGCGAGGTCGCGGGTTAGAGAGTTTATCCCCGATGCGCGGCTGGAGGGGGAGATGTCGAATGCCTCTTGGGGGGTTTTGGACG GAGTCATTGAAACAGACTTCCCCGATCTCTGGAGCAAAGTGGCCGTGCGCTCGCACACTGTCGGATCGATCCTGTGGATTCCCCGGGAACGAAACATGACCAGGTTATACGTCGAGTTGAGCGCTACAGCTGGAGAGCGCGTGGACAAGGCAAAGGCGACGCCGGAGTATGTCATGGCGCGGGCGAGGGAGGCCATGCATCCGTTTAGCTTGGAGTGGAAGTCAATCG AATGGTTTGGAAACTACGTCGTCGGCCAGCGCGTTGCTAGACGCTTTTCTGACCCCGAGCACCAGATATTCATCGCCGGTGAT GCCGGCCACTGCCACAGCGCCCTCGCCGCCCAAGGCGCAAACACAAGCATGCACGACTCGTTCAACCTCGCCTGGAAACTGAACCTCGTCTCCCGGGGTCTCGCATCCCCTTCGCTGCTGGGAACATACGAAGCCGAGAGGCGCAAGATCGCCAACGACCTGATTGCCTTTGACGCGGGGCACTGCGCAGCATTTGAAGCGGGTGAAGCTGCCCTAACCCGGAACTTTAATGACAATATCCGGTTTATTTCAGGCGTTGGGGCAGAGTATGCAGATGGACTACTTACCAGAGAttctgctggttctggctctCCGAATGGCCTGCACCCTGGGGCGTTGATGATCCCGTCTAAAGTGACGCGGTATATCGATGCAAATCCCGTGGACATCCAGCTCGACATCCCGATCCTGGGCCAGTTCAGGCTATATTTCCTGATCCCCGATGTCCAAGCCGCAAAGGGCTTCCTGCAGTCCGTCTGCGGTTTGCTTGCTGAGAAGTCTCATCTATCAACTGCATCCAGCGCAGCCAGGTCCTCATATCAGACCCAGTCTCGCGGCAACGCAGCAAGCGACGCTTTCCTCTGTTTAGACCGGTACATGGCTGTCTCGGATATCCTGACTCTGGCGCTGGTGAGCGGGTCGAAGAGGGATGTGTTCGAGTTGGCTGATTTGCCCGCTGCGCTGCAGAGGAGTCGGTGGACGGTGTATCTtgatgatgtggatgggTGTATTGAGAAGTGGGTTGGGATGTCAGGGCAGGCTGCGACCGTTATTGTCCGGCCGGATGGGTATATTGGGGCTGTTAAGCCTTGGGATGTGAGCCAGGGGGTTGAGGCTGGCCGGTGGGTGGATGAGTATTTCGCCTTTTTGGCTTAG
- a CDS encoding SDR family oxidoreductase (COG:Q;~EggNog:ENOG410PMDD;~InterPro:IPR002347,IPR036291,IPR020904;~PFAM:PF00106,PF13561,PF08659;~go_function: GO:0016491 - oxidoreductase activity [Evidence IEA];~go_process: GO:0055114 - oxidation-reduction process [Evidence IEA]), with amino-acid sequence MSKFSLQGRTALVTGGGRGCGLAFARGLAEAGADVAVFDVIEPQAEFHAIEKECSVRTAYYKVDVSSPKALEAGFTQFQTDFGNKLDICVPCAGINRHHSFLDFTYEEHHDLLAVNVLGLYFTAQHAAKQMIANGTKHGSIILVASMASHVAVRSQLCSAYCGSKGAVRAMCPAIAKDLTEYGIRVNTISPGYVRTEMTAAFSHLVEGWKTETINGRIAEPEDIMGACVFLASDASSYMTGQDVVVDGGVTRIS; translated from the exons ATGTCGAAG TTCTCGCTCCAAGGTCGAACGGCGCTGGTTACAGGGGGCGGACGAGGCTGCGGACTCGCCTTCGCACGCGGACTCGCAGAAGCAGGCGCCGAcgtcgccgtcttcgatgTTATCGAGCCCCAGGCCGAGTTCCATGCCATCGAGAAGGAGTGTAGCGTGCGGACGGCCTACTACAA AGTCGACGTCTCCTCCCCCAAAGCCTTAGAAGCCGGCTTCACCCAATTCCAAACCGACTTCGGCAACAAACTCGACATCTGCGTTCCCTGCGCCGGGATCAATCGCCACCACAGCTTCCTGGACTTCACGTACGAAGAACACCACGATCTACTCGCTGTTAATGTCCTCGGGCTGTACTTTACCGCGCAGCACGCAGCAAAGCAGATGATCGCCAACGGCACAAAGCACGGGAGTATTATTCTCGTCGCCAGCATGGCCAGCCACGTTGCGGTGCGCAGCCAGCTGTGTTCGGCGTATTGTGGCTCCAAGGGTGCAGTGCGGGCCATGTGTCCTGCCATTGCGAAGGATTTGACTGAATAT GGCATCCGGGTCAACACGATCAGCCCCGGGTACGTGCGGACGGAAATGACGGCGGCGTTCTCGCATCTGGTTGAGGGCTGGAAGACGGAGACGATCAATGGGCGCATTGCGGAGCCGGAGGATATCATGGGCGCTTGTGTGTTTCTGGCCAGTGATGCCAGCTCGTATATGACGGGgcaggatgttgttgttgacgggGGGGTTACGAGGATTTCGTAG
- a CDS encoding uncharacterized protein (COG:C,H;~EggNog:ENOG410PIAV;~InterPro:IPR036188), with translation MIPIAQKQSRHESNSLDIVVIGAGLAGVGVTISSLLGGHKVHLLETAPQIGEIGAGIQVLPNSSRVLQHWGLEEALLKHATVPTHVNFRGWRGDLISALEFRESERRYPGTWYRDFHRADLHRCLVERAVELGAQLTTSVRVVDVVPAGDGVTSTAVADDGREFVGDLVIDATGVFGKLSEIMLKRPDPPVKTGDLAYRLLLSTEEMVKDPELRTLVEQPQVNYWLGPDKHAVNYVLRNGKQFNMVLLVPDDIPEDSLATTAKGNVEEMCSLFEGWDPRIEKCLKLCQSVQKWKLCIRLGECDWTHPSGSWIMIGDAVHATLPYLASGAGMAFEDAAVIGEVLSRLPNDPSISKKSPEFLAQKRHALAVYETCRKERTQMVVKRGNVQQYLYHLHDGPEQEERDRKMRMVPTPEGECLAWRDPGLAPKLLGYDHIADVNEHWDVAVDVEGQMASRL, from the exons ATGATCCCCATCGCCCAAAAACAATCCCGGCACGAGTCCAACAGCCTGGAC ATCGTCGTAATCGGCGCCGGCCTCGCAGGGGTCGGAGTaacaatctcctccctcctcggCGGGCACAAGGTGCATCTCCTCGAAACCGCGCCCCAAATCGGCGAAATCGGCGCCGGGATCCAAGTCCTGCCTAACAGCTCGCGCGTGCTCCAACACTGGGGTCTTGAAGAGGCGTTGCTCAAACACGCGACTGTGCCCACGCATGTGAATTTCCGGGGCTGGCGCGGCGACCTCATTTCCGCGCTGGAGTTTCGGGAGTCGGAGAGGCGGTATCCGGGGACTTGGTATCGGGATTTCCATCGCGCGGATTTGCATCGTTGTCTGGTAGAGAGGGCTGTGGAGTTGGGGGCGCAGCTCACTACGAGTGTGCGGGTTGTGGATGTTGTTCCTGCGGGGGATGGGGTCACGTCTACGGCTGTGGCGGACGATGGGAGGGAGTTTGTTGGTGATCTTGTTATTGATGCCACTGGGGTGTTTGGGAAGTTGTCTGAGATCATGCTGAAACGGCCTGATCCGCCTGTGAAGACGGGGGATTTGGCGTatcggctgctgctgtcgacggaggagatggtcAAGGATCCGGAGTTGAGGACGCTTGTCGAGCAGCCGCAGGTCAATTACTGGCTTGGGCCGGATAAGCATGCGGTCAATTATGTGCTTCGCAATGGGAAACAGTTTAATATGGTCCTGCTGGTCCCCGACGATATCCCCGAGGACTCGCTGGCGACGACGGCCAAGGGTAATGTCGAGGAGATGTGCTCGCTGTTCGAGGGGTGGGATCCACG GATTGAGAAATGCCTGAAGCTGTGCCAGTCCGTGCAAAAGTGGAAGCTGTGCATCCGACTGGGCGAATGCGACTGGACTCACCCTTCAGGATCGTGGATCATGATCGGCGACGCTGTGCATGCGACCTTGCCGTATCTCGCATCTGG CGCCGGAATGGCCTTTGAAGACGCCGCCGTCATCGGCGAAGTCCTGTCGCGCCTCCCCAATGACCCTTCCATCAGCAAGAAATCGCCTGAGTTCCTGGCCCAGAAGCGTCATGCACTTGCCGTATACGAGACCTGCAGGAAAGAGCGCACGCAGATGGTCGTTAAGCGCGGAAATGTCCAGCAGTATCTGTATCACCTCCACGACGGGccggagcaggaggagcgagataggaagatgaggatggttCCTACGCCGGAAGGAGAGTGTTTGGCCTGGAGGGATCCGGGCCTTGCGCCGAAGTTGTTGGGATATGATCATATTGCTGAT GTTAATGAGCACTGGGATGTTGCAGTGGATGTAGAGGGTCAGATGGCGTCACGGCTTTGA
- the CAP10_1 gene encoding capsule-associated protein CAP1 (COG:G;~EggNog:ENOG410PHAQ;~InterPro:IPR006598;~TransMembrane:1 (i40-59o)) produces the protein MLLSAARSARTRLLEKFQGSFPAWSCLPVLGRRDGGLNRVSTAIAAVCLFLFILAIRHLHPTVLWSVAYDPRLVFCEHPIAQLVQNAQNTFNATLSRQSQSLEEAVAQYKQRYGIPPPPHFDRWYEFATARNTPLIDDYDSIYHTLLPFWAIRPSVLRARVREDLGHDNRLMGISIRGGQVTHLGNGQGDFQAPATVAMLTAFAHWLPDLDLAFNVHDEPRVMIAHDELEAMVAAARASHARLLKTDSTNKTFSQPPPELQAPIEPVPWTRFYDLELQRTWQASRMSCPLDSPARALNDDAPDNTTAYTVSPLGLVANQTAFSDICQSPSLRRNLGLFNRPNAYKITNQLSPVFSTSKLSTFQDITYPSPWYYSQQTANDATDRDWDMRRSQLYWRGSTTGGHSEDGEWHDLLRQHVLSQLIDPGEEPHILQRNSSVNICSEPTGAGAGAWVLNTAAQLTQDTNASTTTSYFNTGFTEIFQCSPADCSDQEAFFGVKQFEPQEEAWNYRYLLDMDGHAYSGRFYAFLRSASLPFKLSYFREWHADLLLPWLHYVPASLHAREYTELVRYFEHEGVATARALAGAGREWAARVLSNEGMEVWMFRLLLEYARVVDDNRETLGYDVDRDV, from the exons atgctgctgtctgCGGCGCGCTCTGCTCGCACAAGGCTGCTGGAGAAGTTCCAGGGGTCGTTCCCTGCCTGGTCTTGTCTCCCGGTGCTGGGCCGCCGTGATGGAGGTCTCAACAGAGTCAGCACCGCCATCGCAGCAGTttgcctgttcctgttcatcTTGGCGATacgccatctccatcctaCCGTGCTGTGGTCAGTTGCCTATGACCCTCGCCTGGTGTTTTGCGAACACCCTATCGCGCAACTCGTGCAAAACGCCCAAAACACCTTCAACGCAACATTATCGCGCCAGTCGCAATCCCTGGAAGAGGCTGTGGCCCAGTACAAGCAGCGCTATGGcatcccgccgccgccgcattTCGACCGCTGGTACGAGTTTGCGACAGCCCGCAACACCCCCCTGATCGATGACTACGACTCCATCTACCACACTCTGCTCCCCTTCTGGGCCATCCGCCCAAGCGTTCTACGCGCCCGGGTGCGCGAGGACCTGGGCCACGACAACCGGCTCATGGGAATCTCCATCCGCGGCGGCCAGGTCACCCACCTGGGCAATGGGCAGGGCGATTTCCAGGCCCCCGCGACGGTCGCGATGCTGACGGCTTTTGCGCACTGGCTGCCGGATCTCGACCTGGCGTTCAATGTGCATGACGAGCCGCGCGTGATGATTGCCCATGATGAactggaggccatggtcgcTGCTGCTCGGGCATCGCACGCTCGGTTACTCAAGACCGACTCTACTAATAAGACCTTTTCGCAACCCCCGCCGGAACTACAGGCGCCCATCGAGCCGGTGCCCTGGACGCGGTTCTACGATCTCGAACTCCAACGGACGTGGCAGGCGTCGCGGATGTCCTGTCCGCTGGACTCGCCGGCGCGCGCACTGAACGACGACGCGCCGGACAATACAACAGCCTACACGGTCTCGCCGCTGGGGCTCGTCGCGAACCAAACGGCTTTCAGCGACATCTGCCAGAGCCCTTCGCTACGGCGGAACTTGGGGCTGTTCAACCGTCCAAATGCGTATAAGATCACGAATCAGCTATCTCCGGTCTTTTCGACTTCCAAGCTGTCGACCTTCCAGGATATCACCTACCCCTCGCCGTGGTACTATTCCCAGCAGACTGCCAACGACGCCACTGATCGAGACTGGGACATGCGCAGATCCCAGCTGTACTGGCGGGGGTCGACCACCGGCGGCCACAGCGAGGACGGCGAGTGGCACGATCTCCTGCGACAGCATGTCCTCAGTCAGCTTATTGACCCGGGCGAGGAACCACATATCTTGCAGCGAAACAGTAGCGTGAATATTTGCAGCGAGCCCaccggagccggagccggagcctGGGTATTGAACACGGCCGCCCAACTAACTCAGGACACCAAcgccagcaccaccaccagctaCTTCAACACAGGCTTCACCGAAATCTTCCAATGCTCCCCCGCCGACTGCTCAGACCAAGAAGCCTTCTTCGGCGTTAAGCAATTCGAaccccaagaagaagcctggAACTACCGCTATCTACTCGACATGGACGGGCACGCATACAGCGGGCGCTTCTACGCGTTCCTGCGCAGCGCCAGTCTGCCGTTCAAACTGTCGTACTTCCGCGAGTGGCACGCTGATCTCCTCCTTCCGTGGCTGCACTATGTCCCGGCGAGTCTGCATGCGAGGGAGTATACGGAGCTGGTTCGGTACTTTGAGCATGAGGGCGTGGCGACGGCGCGTGCGTTGGCGGGTGCGGGGCGGGAGTGGGCGGCGAGGGTTTTGAGTAATGAGGGTATGGAGGTTTGGATGTTTCGGCTTTTACTTGA GTATGCTCGCGTGGTTGACGATAATCGGGAGACGCTGGGTTATGATGTGGACCGTGATGTATga
- a CDS encoding inorganic phosphate transporter (COG:P;~EggNog:ENOG410PFVH;~InterPro:IPR001204;~PFAM:PF01384;~TransMembrane:7 (o6-23i44-64o84-104i116-139o145-169i181-204o219-241i);~go_component: GO:0016020 - membrane [Evidence IEA];~go_function: GO:0005315 - inorganic phosphate transmembrane transporter activity [Evidence IEA];~go_process: GO:0006817 - phosphate ion transport [Evidence IEA]), protein MVLTEYSYVFAIGTFFALLDAYNNGANDVANAWATSVSSRSITYRQAMIFGTVFEMLGAITVGARTADTIKNGIIPNEAFQGNAGVQMLAFTCALAAASSWVMWCTRHSAHVSSTYSLISSVAGVGVATVGASNVQWGWNGGQGLGAIFAGLGMAPAIAACFGAIIFMLIKTVVHMRRNPVPWAVWAAPFFFLVAATVCTLSIVYKGSPNLGLKDKEPWYIAAVTMGTGGGVCILSAIFFVPWTHAQVIKRDASIRWYHVFLGPLLWSRPYPADADRAVAVVPDYAVVQHDTDTDSDVKKLDVADLGSPETLCEDTVLPKAAQITEKGLGAAEAQVDYKQLMAEAEEKFHAKLRKGRGPLAWALRVLHENPLGAGEIYEIRNLKILAKRIPCMIIVGALYGLHYDIHAAQSGIHGTPEGDRMERVYSCAKKYPNEVEHTFSFIQVLTACTASFAHGANDIGNSVGPWAVLYGAWKTGSAAESEADVAVWQLAVLSATISVGLITYGYNIMKGMSSISILYHGQN, encoded by the exons ATGGTGCTCACCGAGTACTCATACGTCTTTGCCATTGGCaccttcttcgccctccTAGACGCCTACAACAATGGCGCCA ACGACGTCGCCAACGCCTGGGCAACCAGCGTGTCATCCAGGTCAATAACGTACCGACAAGCCATGATCTTCGGCACGGTGTTCGAAATGCTCGGCGCCATCACCGTCGGCGCCCGCACCGCCGATACAATCAAGAACGGGATCATCCCGAACGAGGCATTCCAGGGGAACGCCGGCGTGCAGATGCTTGCCTTTACGTGCGCGCTGGCCGCCGCCTCGTCGTGGGTTATGTGGTGTACGCGGCACTCAGCGCATGTTTCATCGACGTATTCACTCATTTCCTCTGTTGCGGGCGTGGGTGTTGCGACTGTTGGAGCGTCGAATGTGCAATGGGGTTGGAACGGGGGACAGGGTCTTGGAGCGATCTTCGCGGGTCTGGGAATGGCGCCTGCCATTGCGGCCTGTTTCGGCGCGATTATATTCATGTTGATCAAGACTGTTGTCCATATGCGGCGGAACCCGGTCCCCTGGGCTGTGTGGGCggcgccgttcttcttccttgttgCCGCGACCGTTTGTACGCTGTCGATTGTGTACAAGGGCTCGCCGAACTTGGGGCTCAAGGATAAGGAGCCTTGGTATATTGCTGCTGTGACCATGGGCACAGGAGGTGGTGTCTGTATCCTCTCTGCGATTTTCTTTGTCCCCTGGACACACGCCCAGGTTATCAAGCGCGATGCCTCTATCAGGTGGTACCACGTCTTCCTGGGTCCATTACTCTGGAGTCGTCCATACCCAGCTGATGCAGACCGCGCTGTCGCCGTCGTCCCTGACTATGCTGTTGTCCAGCacgacaccgacaccgacagcGACGTGAAGAAACTCGACGTTGCAGATCTCGGCTCCCCCGAAACCCTCTGCGAAGACACCGTCCTCCCCAAAGCAGCCCAGATCACCGAGAAAGGCCTCGGCGCCGCCGAAGCCCAAGTCGACTACAAGCAGCTCATGGCCGAAGCGGAGGAGAAGTTCCACGCGAAGCTGCGCAAGGGCCGGGGCCCACTGGCATGGGCGCTGCGCGTGCTGCACGAGAACCCGCTAGGCGCGGGCGAGATCTACGAGATCCGGAACCTGAAGATCCTGGCAAAGCGGATCCCGTGCATGATCATCGTGGGCGCGCTGTATGGGCTGCATTACGATATCCACGCGGCGCAGAGCGGGATCCATGGCACGCCCGAGGGGGATCGCATGGAGCGGGTGTATTCCTGTGCGAAGAAGTACCCGAATGAGGTGGAGCATACGTTTTCGTTTATCCAGGTGTTGACGGCGTGTACGGCGAGCTTTGCGCACGGGGCGAATGATATTGGGAACTCGGTTGGGCCGTGGGCTGTGCTGTATGGGGCGTGGAAGACGGGCAGTGCGGCGGAGTCCGAGGCGGATGTTGCTGTGTGGCAGCTGGCGGTTCTCTCGGCGACCATCTCGGTTGGGCTTATTACGTATGGGTATAATATCATGAAGGGTATGTCCTCGatctctatattatatcATGGTCAGAACTAA
- a CDS encoding uncharacterized protein (COG:S;~EggNog:ENOG410PRKY;~InterPro:IPR000182,IPR016181;~PFAM:PF13673,PF13508;~go_function: GO:0008080 - N-acetyltransferase activity [Evidence IEA]) encodes MPLHLRPAVESDINQIIDVFLSGFAKDAVVSRCFPNKPSVRDFLTTGLLRAIHDPNIHEVVVADTDLPESPIIAYASWVAPHQSNPDEPEHPLYPPDGDDLPLASFFFPHLKETREKDMAGRTFWHLATLVCHEEHQGRGAGKMLMRYGVDQADQMRADMYVEASPPGVPLYHRFGFEEVGRVVVLDGLHTELFMFRGFGGSG; translated from the coding sequence ATGCCGCTGCACCTCCGCCCCGCCGTCGAATCCGACATCAACCAAATAATCgacgtcttcctctccggctTCGCTAAAGACGCCGTCGTATCGCGCTGCTTCCCCAACAAGCCCTCGGTCAGGGACTTCCTAACCACCGGCCTCCTCCGCGCCATCCACGATCCGAATATCCACGAGGTTGTCGTTGCTGATACCGACCTCCCAGAATCCCCGATCATCGCTTACGCGAGCTGGGTCGCCCCGCACCAATCCAACCCCGACGAGCCCGAACACCCGTTATACCCCCcagacggcgacgacctcCCCCTcgcctctttcttttttccgcATCTCAAAGAAACCAGGGAGAAAGACATGGCAGGCCGGACGTTCTGGCATCTGGCTACGCTCGTCTGCCACGAGGAGCACCAGGGGCGCGGCGCggggaagatgttgatgCGGTACGGCGTTGACCAGGCGGATCAGATGCGGGCTGATATGTACGTCGAGGCTTCTCCGCCTGGGGTGCCGCTTTATCATCGCtttgggtttgaggaggttggGAGAGTGGTTGTTTTGGATGGGCTGCATACGGAGTTGTTTATGTTTAGGGGGTTCGGGGGTAGTGGTTAG
- the mfsA gene encoding glucose-inactivated glycerol proton symporter STL1 (COG:G;~EggNog:ENOG410PFEN;~InterPro:IPR005829,IPR005828,IPR003663,IPR036259, IPR020846;~PFAM:PF00083,PF07690;~TransMembrane:9 (o12-30i103-122o128-152i164-184o196-217i322-343o355-373i385-405o446-467i);~go_component: GO:0016020 - membrane [Evidence IEA];~go_component: GO:0016021 - integral component of membrane [Evidence IEA];~go_function: GO:0022857 - transmembrane transporter activity [Evidence IEA];~go_process: GO:0055085 - transmembrane transport [Evidence IEA]) — protein MWTSTTGLTGKPLQWAITFTAVMGFSLFGYNQGMMSGLIAGTQFVLEFPVLAMPEGATKDTDIATYKHINVLRGGVTSCYEIGCFFGALFSMFYGEAIGRTRLIVAGASILIIGAAISAAPYGADWGLGQFVVGRVISGVGNGLNTATIPVWQSECSSSHNRGLLVCFEGAMIAVGTFIAYWVVFGLSYVEQSVQWRFPVALQILFALIVVVGALLLPESPRWFVMRGHNQEACDVLGKLKRESPDSDVVLNEFNFMKADVEMTKASQASWKVIFTGGKTQEFQRLILGCAGQFFQQFTGCNAAIYYSTLLFEENLDLQKRLALTMGGVFATVYALATIPSFFMIEKVGRRKLYLIGFLGQGLSFVITFGCLIKENEENSKGAIVGIFLFIVFFAFTLLPLPWIYPPEINPLRTRTAGASASTCTNWITNFAVVMFTPLFAATSGWGVYLFFALVNFIGVPVAYFFFVETAGRELEEIDIIYAKAHVEKRWPFMVANDMPKLGMEEITQQCRELGLDTNSPVGQNELGLGSGSSEDEVQEKQGQE, from the coding sequence ATGTGGACGTCAACCACCGGACTGACGGGCAAGCCCCTTCAGTGGGCCATCACCTTCACGGCCGTCATGGGTTTCTCGCTATTCGGATACAACCAGGGCATGATGTCTGGTCTCATCGCCGGTACGCAGTTCGTCCTTGAGTTCCCTGTCCTCGCCATGCCCGAGGGCGCCACCAAGGACACCGACATCGCCACCTACAAGCACATCAACGTTCTGCGTGGTGGTGTTACTTCCTGCTACGAAAtcggctgcttcttcggTGCCCTTTTCTCCATGTTCTACGGTGAGGCCATTGGCCGCACTCGCCTGATCGTCGCCGGTGCCAGCATCCTGATCATCGGTGCTGCCATCTCCGCCGCTCCCTACGGTGCCGATTGGGGTCTTGGTCAGTTCGTTGTCGGCCGTGTCATCTCTGGCGTTGGCAACGGTCTGAACACCGCTACTATCCCCGTCTGGCAGTCCGAGTGTTCGTCCTCGCACAACCGTGGTCTGCTTGTCTGCTTCGAAGGTGCTATGATTGCTGTCGGTACCTTCATCGCCTACTGGGTCGTCTTCGGTCTCTCCTATGTCGAGCAGTCCGTCCAGTGGCGATTCCCCGTTGCGCTCCAGATCCTCTTCGCCCTGattgtcgtcgtcggtgCATTGCTGCTCCCCGAATCCCCCCGTTGGTTCGTTATGCGTGGCCACAACCAAGAGGCCTGCGACGTGCTCGGTAAACTCAAGCGCGAGTCTCCCGACTCCGACGTCGTTCTCAACGAGTTCAACTTCATGAAGGCCGACGTCGAAATGACCAAGGCTTCTCAGGCCAGCTGGAAGGTTATCTTCACCGGCGGCAAGACCCAGGAATTCCAGCGTCTTATCCTTGGTTGCGCTGGTCAGTTCTTCCAGCAGTTCACCGGTTGCAATGCTGCCATATACTACTCCACCCTGCTTTTCGAGGAGAATTTGGACCTCCAAAAGCGCCTGGCCCTGACTATGGGTGGTGTCTTCGCTACCGTCTACGCTCTGGCTACCATCCCCTCGTTCTTCATGATTGAGAAGGTCGGTCGCCGTAAGCTCTACCTCATTGGTTTCTTGGGCCAGGGTCTCTCTTTCGTGATCACATTCGGTTGTTTGATCAAGGAAAACGAGGAGAACTCCAAGGGTGCCATTGTCggtatcttcctcttcatcgtcttcttcgccttcactCTGCTGCCTCTGCCCTGGATCTACCCCCCCGAGATCAACCCCCTCCGTACCCGTACCGCTGGTGCCTCGGCCTCCACCTGTACCAACTGGATCACCAACTTCGCGGTCGTCATGTTCACTCccctcttcgccgccacCTCCGGATGGGGTGTctacctcttcttcgctctcGTCAACTTCATCGGTGTCCCCGTCGcctacttcttcttcgtggAGACTGCCGGTCGTGAGCTCGAGGAAATCGACATCATCTACGCCAAGGCCCACGTCGAAAAGCGCTGGCCCTTCATGGTCGCCAACGACATGCCCAAGCTTGGTATGGAGGAGATTACCCAGCAGTGCCGCGAGCTCGGCCTCGACACCAACTCTCCCGTCGGCCAGAACGAGCTCGGCCTGGGCAGCGGCTcctccgaggacgaggtccAGGAGAAGCAGGGCCAGGAGTAA